In Erigeron canadensis isolate Cc75 chromosome 1, C_canadensis_v1, whole genome shotgun sequence, a single window of DNA contains:
- the LOC122585625 gene encoding PH, RCC1 and FYVE domains-containing protein 1-like: protein MQIRTSNADGFRISVSNTPSCSTNFNSSGHDDIESLGDVFLWGEICSDVASGDGSVNAFPSKGDITTPRLLESNVVIDVHQIACGVRHLSLVTKQGELFTWGEESGGRLGHGFEKDFGRPRLVEFLAVTNVDYVACGEFHTCAISTAGDLYTWGDGSHNAGLLGHGTDASHWIPKRVSGPLEGLIVSSVACSTWHTAMSTADGKLFTFGDGKFGVLGHGDRESVKYPKEVQLLKGLKTRKVACGVWHTAAIVEISNQQGGISTSRKLFTWGDGEKYRLGHGNKETCLKPTCISALIDYNFHQLACGHTMTLGLTTSGHVYSFGSTAYGQLGNPQSDGKLPALVQDELVGEFVEEIACGAYHAAVLTSRSEIFTWGMGANGRLGHGDFEDRKTPTLVETLRDRHVKSISCGASYTASICIHKWMSGADQSVCYGCKQAFGFTRKRHNCYNCGLVHCHACSSRKAVRAAQAPIPSKPHRVCDSCYAKLLKKHNDIGSSNTYHRRYNNPSGVDGSRKDRGPGRTSRLLMSPNIEPVKYLEIMSAMYGTKAGSYSSVRASQVPSSQQLKDITFPSSLGAFHNAMTMRPAVPAPSLQMQPQFLPPPQPPPQPPPQPLSTNTRAASPYSRRPSTPCSGPPMFSRCVIDNLKKSNEILNQEVSKLHTQVKTLTKTSGRQAGEIQKWKSHAQEYASLVSDQNAKCLVVADVFKCVRSQLNEFTEKLPPEMSNDETFKALTSKVNDFLESDLPNEITSSSKSRHRKTKDVNGARKTSPKDNVPPQKNNGSAGGETLEQARQSNTQGVSRVPKHPQRDDKKEVIEQFEPGVYVTLVQLSNGTKIFKRVRFSKRRFVAEQAEEWWKENKEKVYKKYSPAKSNSTPSTSAAQSPSNKEPSASS from the exons ATGCAAATAAGAACAAGCAATGCAGATGGTTTCCGGATTAGTGTTTCAAACACTCCTAGTTGCTCTACAAATTTTAATTCTTCTGGGCATGATGACATAGAATCCTTAGGAGATGTTTTTCTTTGGGGTGAGATTTGTTCTGATGTGGCTTCTGGTGATGGATCTGTGAATGCATTTCCATCAAAAGGCGATATTACCACTCCTAGGCTCCTAGAATCAAATGTAGTTATAGACGTTCACCAAATTGCTTGTGGTGTTAGACATTTATCTCTTGTAACAAAGCAAGGTGAGCTTTTTACTTGGGGAGAGGAATCTGGAGGTAGGCTTGGTCATGGATTTGAAAAAGACTTTGGCCGCCCACGTCTTGTTGAATTTCTAGCGGTCACTAATGTTGATTACGTCGCATGTGGTGAGTTTCATACTTGTGCTATATCAACAGCTGGTGATCTATATACCTGGGGAGATGGGTCCCATAATGCTGGACTTCTTGGCCACGGTACTGATGCCAGTCACTGGATACCAAAAAGAGTTTCCGGACCTTTGGAAGGACTTATAGTTTCATCTGTGGCTTGTAGTACCTGGCATACAGCGATGTCAACTGCTGATGGGAAGCTATTTACATTTGGTGATGGAAAGTTTGGTGTATTAGGCCATGGGGATCGAGAGAGTGTAAAATATCCGAAGgaagttcaacttttaaaaGGGTTGAAGACTAGAAAAGTTGCATGTGGAGTATGGCACACTGCCGCAATTGTCGAGATCTCAAACCAGCAAGGTGGAATTTCTACATCCAGGAAGCTTTTTACATGGGGTGATGGGGAAAAGTATCGATTGGGTCATGGAAACAAAGAAACTTGCTTAAAACCAACATGTATATCGGCTCTCATCGACTACAACTTTCACCAATTAGCATGTGGACATACCATGACCTTAGGTCTCACAACATCTGGCCACGTCTATTCTTTTGGTAGTACTGCATATGGCCAACTGGGGAATCCACAATCTGATGGAAAGTTGCCTGCTTTAGTACAAGATGAATTGGTGGGTGAATTTGTAGAAGAAATTGCATGTGGAGCTTACCATGCTGCTGTTCTGACTTCAAGAAGTGAAATATTTACTTGGGGAATGGGTGCAAATGGAAGACTGGGCCACGGAGACTTTGAAGATCGCAAAACTCCAACTTTGGTCGAAACGTTAAGAGATAGGCATGTTAAAAGCATATCATGTGGTGCAAGTTATACGGCTAGTATATGCATTCACAAGTGGATGTCGGGAGCAGACCAATCAGTTTGTTATGGTTGTAAACAAGCATTCGGTTTCACTAGAAAGAGGCATAATTGCTACAACTGTGGCCTTGTACATTGTCATGCCTGTAGTTCTAGAAAGGCTGTAAGAGCAGCACAGGCTCCGATTCCAAGCAAACCTCATCGTGTTTGTGACTCTTGCTATGCAAAACTTTTAAAGAAGCATAATGACATTGGGAGTAGCAATACTTATCACAGGAGATATAATAACCCATCAGGGGTAGATGGCAGTAGGAAAGATAGAGGACCAGGTCGAACATCTAGGCTACTAATGTCTCCGAACATTGAACCAGTCAAATATCTTGAGATCATGTCGGCAATGTATGGGACAAAAGCTGGTTCTTATTCTTCCGTAAGAGCTTCCCAAGTTCCATCGTCTCAACAATTAAAGGATATTACATTCCCTAGCTCCCTCGGTGCATTTCATAATGCTATGACTATGAGACCTGCTGTCCCAGCCCCATCACTTCAAATGCAGCCACAGTTTCTGCCACCTCCACAGCCTCCCCCTCAACCTCCCCCTCAACCTCTGTCCACCAACACGAGAGCTGCTTCACCTTATTCAAGAAGACCAAGTACCCCGTGTTCCGGCCCTCCAATGTTTTCAAGATGTGTAATTGATAATCTAAAGAAATCAAATGAGATTTTGAACCAAGAAGTCTCCAAGTTGCATACCCAA gTGAAAACATTAACGAAGACAAGTGGTCGCCAAGCTGGGGAGATTCAAAAGTGGAAGAGTCATGCACAAGAATATGCGTCATTAGTATCAGACCAAAACGCCAAGTGTCTGGTTGTTGCAGATGTCTTCAAATGTGTCAGATCACAG CTAAACGAGTTTACAGAGAAGCTACCTCCTGAAATGTCTAATGATGAAACTTTCAAAGCTTTGACTTCTAAAGTTAACGACTTTTTGGAATCAGATCTGCCTAATGAAATTACTTCATCAAGTAAAAGTAGACACAGAAAAACTAAAGATGTTAATGGGGCCAGGAAAACGTCACCAAAGGATAATGTGCCTCCACAAAAGAATAACGGCTCCGCTGGTGGTGAAACTTTAGAACAGGCTAGGCAATCAAACACACAAGGTGTTTCAAGAGTACCCAAGCATCCACAAAGAGATGACAAGAAAGAAGTAATCGAGCAATTTGAACCTGGGGTATATGTGACTCTGGTTCAACTTTCAAATGGCACAAAAATCTTCAAGCGAGTTAGATTCAG CAAAAGAAGGTTTGTGGCAGAGCAGGCTGAAGAATGGTGGAAGGAAAACAAAGAAAAGGTATACAAGAAATATAGTCCGGCAAAGTCAAACAGCACTCCAAGTACATCTGCAGCTCAATCACCCTCTAACAAGGAACCATCAGCATCTAGTTAG